One Phaeobacter sp. G2 genomic window carries:
- a CDS encoding type IV secretion system protein, producing the protein MGVIRDILSQVDAAVDTVAQDGFVSSAGAVGDVISAGAALLVVLLGINAVMQLRPLPFGTGFAFGMKIALVGIFAQSWDNFSVIYDIVTRVPDSVGASILALTGSGDEAGVYESLDNMVARITAYGDTIGDRAGWVFGAVLGAIFFVLSAVFAAVTAGIIAFARIVFALMIVIAPFMIVTSLFKPTQSLFEAWTRATIGYALMPVAAAGAAGIIVAIAEAIGDASADPGDVETVSLILPFLVILILSAGIMASVPYIASNLTGVVGIASNAVGLTGLARQGFVNTREYGTGTTSRLVTGKSPHELNQMANAGVVKTGEMIRQSPGALLSAAKAFRKP; encoded by the coding sequence ATGGGGGTCATTCGCGACATCCTGAGCCAGGTCGACGCCGCGGTAGATACCGTGGCGCAGGACGGCTTTGTCTCCTCGGCGGGTGCTGTCGGCGACGTGATCTCCGCCGGAGCCGCGCTCCTTGTCGTGCTTCTCGGGATCAACGCGGTCATGCAACTCCGCCCCCTGCCCTTCGGTACCGGTTTTGCCTTCGGGATGAAGATTGCGCTCGTGGGGATCTTCGCGCAGAGCTGGGATAATTTCAGCGTCATCTATGACATCGTCACGCGGGTGCCCGATTCAGTTGGCGCCTCGATCCTCGCGCTCACCGGCTCGGGCGACGAGGCCGGGGTTTATGAGAGCCTCGACAACATGGTCGCCCGTATCACCGCCTATGGCGACACGATCGGGGACCGCGCGGGCTGGGTTTTCGGGGCGGTCCTGGGTGCCATCTTCTTCGTCCTTTCCGCCGTCTTCGCCGCCGTCACCGCCGGGATCATCGCCTTCGCCCGCATCGTCTTCGCGCTGATGATCGTGATCGCCCCCTTCATGATCGTGACCTCGCTCTTCAAACCGACCCAATCCCTCTTCGAGGCCTGGACCCGCGCCACCATCGGCTACGCGCTCATGCCCGTCGCCGCCGCAGGCGCTGCGGGCATCATCGTCGCCATCGCCGAGGCCATCGGGGACGCGTCCGCCGATCCGGGCGATGTTGAAACCGTCAGCCTCATCCTGCCCTTCCTCGTGATCCTGATCCTCAGCGCCGGGATCATGGCCTCGGTGCCCTACATCGCCTCCAACCTCACAGGCGTCGTCGGCATTGCATCCAATGCCGTGGGACTGACCGGCCTTGCACGTCAGGGGTTCGTGAACACGCGGGAGTATGGCACCGGCACCACTTCGCGCCTCGTCACCGGCAAGTCTCCACACGAGCTGAACCAGATGGCGAACGCAGGTGTGGTCAAAACCGGCGAGATGATCCGGCAAAGCCCCGGCGCGCTTCTCTCCGCCGCCAAGGCCTTCCGCAAACCCTGA